From the Trifolium pratense cultivar HEN17-A07 linkage group LG4, ARS_RC_1.1, whole genome shotgun sequence genome, the window tcaattgggtataattgattgaggttaccttgtaaaggtagatcagctgaatatagctggatactttgtgatctGGATTTAGGTCATAAAGGgttctttgatctgggcttagatcaaagggaagtttctgtaatcttggtctagattatagtggacaatctcacgcaagtggggactggagtagcccatactattaaggggtgaaccaggataaattctttgtgtgaTTCTCTTCTCCCTTACTCTTTTAGTTTATGCAAACACTATACACACTAATCACTTGATTATTTGCATTTACATTTtaaggagaacgttctccagttGATCTAACCATCAAGCTTTTGTAGGCTGTTATTGTCTAACTTTATTTTGCAGTAGAAAAttttaaagggtcacaattcaaaccccccttccTTGTGACAAACTTTgttacttcaattggcatcagagcactgCCTCTAAAATCTaagcatctaacaagtgcttgaggaaaagattcaggaaggaagtaatgTCTAAACCTGCAAAATTCATCTCAGAAGGAGGATCATCAAATAGACCACCTCTTTTTGAAGGAAATGACTACTACTACTGGAAAGACAAGATGGAACTATTTCTTAGGTCACAAGACATAAACATGTGGGCTGTAGTTGAAGTTGGAGACTATGCTCCACTGGTCAAAGATTCATTCACACCAAAACCACAACTTGAATGGACAACTCAAGAATCTGACAGGGTACTACTAAAcactaaagctcaattatttattaaaagtgctttgtgcagggaagaatatgacaggATCATGGAATGCAAGAACGCCAAAGAAATGTGGACTACTCTTCAAACACACCATGAAGGAACCAGCCACATAAAAGAAACAAGGATTGACATAGGAGTAAGAAAGTTTGAACTATTTGAAATGAGTAATAGTGAAACTATAGATCAAATGTATGGAAGGTTTACAGTCATCATAAATGAGCTGAATTCTCTTGGCAAAAAGTATACCACACATGAGAGAATAAGAAAGCTACTAAGATGTCTACCAGAAGAATGGAGACACATAGTAACTGCAATAACTGTAGCAAAAGATCTCAAAACAATGGATCTAGAAGATTTCATTGGatctttaaaagctcatgaagcaATACTTCAAGAAAAGAAACCAGCAAATAACAAAATGATTGCTCTAGAATCACAAGTAAAAGAGAACCTTAAAAGAGAAATAACATGTGATGAAGAGAATCCCCTTcaacaagatgatgaggaagaaATGGCTTTTCTCTCAAGAAGAATCCAAAGGCtgatgatgagaagaaatcaaatcaaaaatTCATTTCCACCAAGAAGAAATGAAACTGATTTAAGCCAAGTAAAGTGTTACGGATGCAATCAAACTGGAcattacaaaaatgaatgtccAAAGCTGAAGCAAAGAAGACCTCCCTACAACAAATCCATGATGGCTACATGGGACGATCTAGAAGAATtaccagaagaagaagaagcaaatgtcTGCCTAATGACCAGAACCAACTTTGATGAGGTAAATCTTGAACCTTGTTCATCATGCATGAAAACTGAACAACTATTTGATAATCTCTTGTATGATTCACAAATTACTGCTCAAAAGTATGATCAACTTAAAAATGAACTCACTGAAATTATTAAAGAAAGAGATGAGTATAAATTTGAACTTACTAAAGTCATCAAGGAAAAAGATGAAtatgaaactaaaaataaaacctTAGAAGACACTTTAAAAAGAGTTCAAAATGATCTAGATAAAGTATCTAAGTTAAGTAAAGAAGAAATTATTGTTCAACAAGAAAACTTAGGACTAAAACAGAATATTTCACTTTTAGAAAAAGACATAGCCAAATATGTAAAAGCAACTGAAACCTTTGAAAACATCCTAGGTGTTCAACAAAgagtaattaataaaaatggaatAGGCTTCAAAACTCATCAAACAATTTATGATAAAGTTTTCTTACCTAAAAaagatcaaaaagtaaaaaaactgTTTTGTTCCTTCTGTCATAAACATGGACACATaagatatttttgttttaagaaaagaTCAAAAAAGTCTGTGAGAGATCATTCTCCAGATAATCTCCAAAACTGGTCTCAAAGGAATGCATACACAAAACCATCTCATAAGAGGATGCATTTTAAAAACACTAACCAACAAGGACCCAAATCCATATGGGTACCAAAAGTCTTACTAAACTCAAATGCAGGAATGTATGCTAGCAGTCAAGAAAAAGCcatggtacttggacagtggcTGCTCGAGGCACATGACTGGAGACAGACACAGCTTCCTTTCCCTTGAAGAAAAGGAAGGAGGAACCGTTACCTTTGGAAATAATGAAAAAGCTAGTATCAAAGGTAAAGGTATAATAGGTAAAATTAATTCTGCTAAATTAGAAAATGTTCATTATGTAGAGGGTCTAGAACATAACTTaataagtattagtcaactatgtGATAATGGTcttgaagttatttttaaaactcATACATGCGAAATTAAACAAATATCTTCTGGAAAAACTCTTTTTAATGGATCAAGAAAAAAGAATGTATATGTCATATATCTAGATGAACTGCCTGTTGAGTCATGTTTTGTATCTCTTGAAAAGGATAAATGGATTTGGCACAAAAGAGCAGGACATGTAAATATGAGAACAATTGCAAAACTTTCTCaacttgatctagtaagaggATTACCAAAGATAAGTTTTGACAAAGATAAACTATGTGAAAGTTGTACaaaaggaaaacaaaccaaaagtaGTTTTAAACCTAAAGATTTTATTTCAACTAAAAGACCTCTTGAATTACTTCACATAGATTTGTTTGGACCTGTCAAAACTACTAGTCTAGGTGGCAAAAACTATggttttgttattgttgatgactactcTAGATACACAtgggttttatttttaaaaagtaaagatgaatcttttgaatcttttaaaatcttttgtaAAAAGGTTCAAAATGAAAGAGGTTCAAATATCATCTCcataagaagtgatcatggtggagaatttgaaaactccCACTTTGAATCAttctttgatgaaaatggtatttctcaCAACTTTTCTTGCccaagaactcctcaacaaaacggagttgttgaaagaaaaaatagaaccttacaagaaatggcaagaactatgataGACGAATCCAATGTTGAAAAATACTTTTGGGCTGAAGCTGTCAACACTGCTTGCTATATCTTGAATAGAATGTCTATTAGAAAAGTTTTGAACAAAACTCCTTATGAACTttggaaagataaaaaaccaaatgtttcttattttcacatttttgggtgttattgttacatcttaaatattaAAGACAATCTAGGAGATATTGAAGACCACACCATTCCTGATCCAAgccagaaaagaaaaagagaagattTTGAAAAGGATAGCAATCTGAACCTTCTAGCTGAAGCTGTGACAACACAGCAGGGAGACCATCCTGAGATCATTCTCCCAGTCTCAGCTCCAACAGAACAAACCAAAGAAACTGTAAGTGAAAAAACCACTTCTGCTCAGTTCAATCCTTTTGTATCCCTAGAGTTTGATAACCTAAGAAATGATTTTGGCAACCCTCAAAATCCTCACACCTCTGTCTTGAATAATGACTTTTCCACCATTAATAATCCTGTCAATACATCCATCTTCTCACCTTTATTAACCTCTCCACAAACCTCCTTTGACACCACAGATTTTCTGAAAAATTTCATTTCAACTccttcagatttttcaaaaatccATCAGCCTATCTATACTGATGCTGGTCCATCTCTGCCATCCTTCCCTCAAAACTTTGCTTCCATGCAATCTTTCTGCACTAGCTACCCATCAACTGATTCTGCTGCATTCCAAAACTCTGCAAATATACCTCCTTTTGACTCAAGACCCATCAAACAGTCAAAAGTTGAGAAAGATATGGCTAAGCTCTTTCAAGCCATCAAGATCAACAACACTCTGATGAACTACACTATCCATGAGCACCAGCTCTTTAGGACCTGGCTCACAGAAGAATTTTGCCCAGCTATGCGTATCAATCCACCTCCATTCAATCCTCCTCCACAAGTTCCTGATTTTCCAGAACTTGACCAGGATTCAAGCCCTGATCACTCTCCACCAGCTGATCCTTAGAAGCATTTCCTGCTGCCTCCCACCTCTTTTTGCtgttgacaaaagggggagaatgaACTCTGTAGTAATTAGGGGGAGATTGTGAAGTTTTTAGACTCTTTTGAATTGTTATGTTTGTTTCTAATTATGTATTATCAGTCTTAGAATTTGTAGATATAGttggaagttgttttggtttcaACTTCTAATTGTATGTTGTTTGAATTCTAAGAATTAGACTATgttttaaattacttttatGTTTTGAATCACTTTGTTTTGATCATTAATCATGTACCTGAACAATGTCATACTCTCTGATTATGAGTTTGATTAATGAATGCTATGTTTATGTCTTTACATACTTTTACTCAATTTGCATTtgcatattttataaattgataaagaatgctaaaattgagggggagctttATATGATTAAATCACAAGTATTATTACTGAATATGGTTTAATCAGAATCacaatcaaaaattaattaaaggttttgtcatcatcaaaaagggggagattgttgagacaaaatcctattttgatgttttaaagataacaacccttaattaaattttaatttgattctgatcattttgtgatctaacaagtgctcttgagtgatttaatttaagaacagatgcaatggattaaattaatcttgtttcactcataagaaaagaatcaaacaagttttagacaaatctgcagtagaagaatgatctcagattggtctccagactTGTGTGTTCtaaagcataagcacttattcaagtcaactggtacaagacaagaaagaactttttaagttggacttattaaaggatcataacagtgcaaataagtcatttaaggcaaggaattgtttttggttcttgagcttactcgaataagcttctttaaggaataataacttcacatcttgcaacaaggctttatgttctccaagaacatcattaaagaagttaatctagaccaatgagaactcagcaacaagtacatacagcttgcaaTGAAGGTTCATATCTGATCCAAAGTACAAGCTTATGACATGGGTGGCTACATTCTCCCATAAAATAGTACTTATctcactattcatgtgtcctttgaaggacaagtgaacagtggctactctatgcctttgatgaagagtttacagctggttgacaacttgcaacaacttacaacagctatattttcgttggaccttatccacaccatctcagagaatggtctccaacgtcctggagaatgatctcccagtttctgcacttaggtggcaatcttatccaaatgaattcaaatcttattttcccacatgggaaatacatttgcaacggatatacactcagagacaacCCATTTACAGTTGGCCaaagaatatttctgaccaacaagtacaaGTGACTGTCAGAGACCATGAGAAGAAcgatctcctgaagcatctgAAGGACAGAATCACATGGGCTGTTTTGTTTGTCTCTCAACGGCTATTTCTTCACTCACAACGGatatgtgtgatgtccaagcaacaaaggagcatctccatctataaatagcatgttggtttaattggaagagcaagaacttGAAGCACACAAAGCAATCTAAATACATTCCATCTCAAGCAATCAAGCTCTTCTTTTCACTCATACTCTAAAGCTCTctagaaatctaggatcatattttgtagagtactttgagtgtatcaatttgtaagcttcacatccggttaggtgtataagcttagatccaaaagAATCATTGTTAAATCTTTAAGattctctcaagtcaattgggtataattgattgaggttaccttgtaaaggtagatcagctgaatatagctggatactttgtgatctGGATTTAGGTCATAAAGGgttctttgatctgggcttagatcaaagggaagtttctgtaatcttggtctagattatagtggacaatctcacgcaagtggggactggagtagcccatactattaaggggtgaaccaggataaattctttgtgtgaTTCTCTTCTCCCTTACTCTTTTAGTTTATGCAAACACTATACACACTAATCACTTGATTATTTGCATTTACATTTtaaggagaacgttctccagttGATCTAACCATCAAGCTTTTGTAGGCTGTTATTGTCTAACTTTATTTTGCAGTAGAAAAttttaaagggtcacaattcaaaccccccttccTTGTGACAAACTTTGTTACTTCAATTAGAACGGTCATAGCACCGTATTAGAATGTACTTAAAATCATAGCGCAatggttttagtaccatattTGAGGTGTAATTCTTGCCCGATATCTACCTTATCGGTATCAGTAGAGAACTtagctgttttatcctggagacttcgtggttgatcgtctgccttgcacaattttgggcagtgccacgaaacgtcttaaagaaagcgtattCACCCGCAACTCGgtccagtaatctcttcggtggctgaaaattatttttaacgattTTGAATCTCGGAAACAacacattttttcaaattattataggTATGTGACTTGTCTATGTCGTGTCTGGTGGCTGTGCTTCTGGGTCTCCGTCCTCTaaccataaatttattttagcaAACAAAATGAAAAGTCAGTTgatctttttaaaaaaagttaattaattgGAGtgaaaattgaaggataaagaAAGAAGAGTAGAGGGACAAAGGGTTTCTGTtttgttataataataaaaaaaaaagcagcgAAACAAATGTAAGAAgcataataaattaataataaccgTAATTAAGCAGTTTctttcaaaattaataattgttatttgaaCTCATTTCTTTCATAGTTACACACACCAACTGAATCAAACATAgatgttcattcattcatttatgTTGAGAGTAGATGCGGTTAGTGTTTCTTTGTTTCATTCACTATTGTCTATTCTAATctctaattattatattttgttatcaAGACTACACAACAAGCTTTTGTAATCGATGGGGTCTGAAATCAGCAAAGGTGTTGATGGCCTTGGAAGTGCTATAGGCAGTGCTTTCACGGCTCCATTCAAGAGTGTCTTTGGTGGATCATGCCAGTAAGtaatcattcttcttcttcttcaaatggATGCCAAAAATTAAATGTAACCACACGTATGTATGTCAGACACGGACACATCTTCAATTTGAAGTGCGGTTACTAGTTACTAGATAATAGCTAGAGAGTGTGTTACGGTCGCGTGATAATGGAATTTCTCTTGATAATTGTTCTTATACAAACATTTTCACACTTCATTTGTTATCCATGATTTGGTTTCATTCTACTTATTGGTATGAATAAGTCTGAGTGAGAGCATACAGTATTAACTCAATTTTATTGACTCCATCTATCATCTGCAGGGACATATGTTCAGGACCATTGGACGTGATGTGTTTCATTGAACATTTTTGCATCTCCAGCATTGTCAAACTGCTGATGATTTTGGTCCTATGCTACATATGTAATTTTTTGTACAtgctatatatttttaatactaGTTACTTTCAACACTATATGATATTCATTATATTGCATGTTTGGTTTCAGGTTTGTTGTTCTTGTACTCGTTGTTCAAACTTGGTATATGCCAATGCATAGGAAGAAGCCTTTGTAAGATGTGTTGTGTCACTTGTGAACTCTCTTGCTTTGCTTTACTAAACATCACCAGTAACTTGTGGCACAAGCTAATAAATACAAAGAGGGTTTACCGCGGAAGAAGAAGACGCCGTTTTCAACATGATGATGTTGAGCTTGGCTACACCTCACCCTCAACTGATCATGAAAACAATAGTTTGTGTGATTATAGAAGTCGTCATTTTGGTAGAAAGAGAAAATCCTTGAGAGAAAGAAGTAGAAGAAATGGCCACTCTGTGCACCTCTCAAGGATGAAAGGGAAATCTTGGAGAGTGGAGAGCTCAAGAAAGATCCAATTAAGTAAAGTCCGGAATCAGAGAGGAAAAACTACCGTTATCAAAAGGCGGCGCCATAAACGATGAAATGATAATTATGATTAGTATCAAATTTGATTCATAacattataaaaacaaatatcatTTGGAGTATGTCATTTGTCATCCAAATAAGATTGAACGGTGGTAGATTTCCTAATGGACGACCACATGGAATCTCTGTTTTTGCACCATTCTACATTGGAATATTTTTTCATCTACCATTCTACATTTTCCTAAGTATATATGGGAGAGGCAACCATAAATTTTCTTATTGAGCATATATGTACGTCATCTCTCCCCTCCTAACTTAGCTATGCTAGGTTAGCTTTTCCTAGCGCGTCGCCACGAAGATCTTCCAGCTAGGAGGTCTTTCTCCTTCAAAGAGTTTTCTCGTGTTCTTTTGAAAGAAGGGCTGCGTTGGAATATAGGGAATGGGTCTCATATTCATGTGTAGTTGGACAATTGGGTGCATAGGTCAAATGGTTCGAAGATTCTGTCTGTGACTTTTGctaagtttattaggagacaaacAAATGTGATTGCTCATGTTCTAACAAATATGGACTTAGTTAGTTTTCACATCTTCattaatataacaaaattaaagcGCGGTGATTTATAGTTTCAACAACTAATTGTGAGACAATTTCAACGGTCAGCTAATCTTTGGCTTAATATTTTTGCTCCTAAAAGATCGACTTCACATTGAAATCATCCGAACATGGGGCACCAGGGTGGTGGCCATTACCTTGCTAGTTATCGATCGGTGCTATGGGAATTAAGGAAGCCTCAGAAGTTCCTGCCCCTTGTGTTGCCTTAAAAAACGGTGAAAGCAATGTCAGCACCTATGAATCACCTGATAATCCTGTAGTCGGAAAGAAGAAGATTGGTTTTGCCTCTTTTGCAACTGGAATAGTTCATGGACTGCAACCAGACGCGTTGATGATGGTGTGTACCTGCCCTTGTTTTGCCTTCTCGCTTATCTGGTTCTTATTTGGAACTGTAGTTGCAATGGGGAGCTATACGGTATTTATAGGATCATGTAGTCAGGCACTAAAGGATAGGATTCCTAGAAAAACTGAGAAACTCACTTGGGCTTCTTCTCTTGTAACCATAGCCCTTGTGTTTGCCATCATCATTTGCCAGTTATTTGGATTTAGTTTGTATTGATTTACACTTTAATCAACCGGGAACCGTTGTGATGATCAACTTGATCTTAGTGTTAAGAAAAAGTAGTGCTGTTAGAGAGAAATTTTATTGTTCAGAGAATGTTCAACATTCATACAACGTGATATtggttcctttttttttttttttctttcaattaatGTATTTTGAACTTTTAATTCTCTTCAGcttaaattttgtaaaaatctaattaatgtattttgaactttaaaaaagatcttataaaataggataacaaaattttgcaaaagagTCTTTCGGATGAAGGTAGTAAAACTCTGGCGAATTGGATTATTCTTCAGCTTAGAACTATGTAGCTGTCatatttttatgatttcaaCTGTAAATCTTAATCCAAAACTAATATTACAACCTACAACAATTGTCAAATCATACATCAAATGTGTTTGGTTTTACAAATCGTGTAAAAAGACAATGATGAAGACCAGATGAAAGTTAATGTACTATTAATTAGTGATGATAGAGAGTTTTGAATTTTATTCCATATACGTGTGCTTTGATATCAACCTAACGATGCAACCAATACCAATTATCTGTGCCTATAATGTGTTGCTAGATATATGCTCTAGAAAGCTATCCAGCATGAAAATAAGCACATCTTTTCATGGtaaataagaatataaaaaGAATTGAACAAACAATATTGTTGCATGAGTCTATATTTCTTATATCAGCACACAAGTACCATTTTATTTCTACTGAAAAAGACCGGAGATAGTATAAATGTTAAGTTACTCTTAGTTGTCTCCAAAATTTTACAGCAAATTTGTTTTTGGCATAAACATCTAAATATCCAAGTGTAGTTTACTTGAGTTCAA encodes:
- the LOC123923049 gene encoding uncharacterized protein LOC123923049 produces the protein MGIKEASEVPAPCVALKNGESNVSTYESPDNPVVGKKKIGFASFATGIVHGLQPDALMMVCTCPCFAFSLIWFLFGTVVAMGSYTVFIGSCSQALKDRIPRKTEKLTWASSLVTIALVFAIIICQLFGFSLY
- the LOC123920398 gene encoding uncharacterized protein LOC123920398 translates to MGSEISKGVDGLGSAIGSAFTAPFKSVFGGSCQDICSGPLDVMCFIEHFCISSIVKLLMILVLCYICLLFLYSLFKLGICQCIGRSLCKMCCVTCELSCFALLNITSNLWHKLINTKRVYRGRRRRRFQHDDVELGYTSPSTDHENNSLCDYRSRHFGRKRKSLRERSRRNGHSVHLSRMKGKSWRVESSRKIQLSKVRNQRGKTTVIKRRRHKR